In Actinoplanes sp. NBC_00393, a single genomic region encodes these proteins:
- a CDS encoding ArsR/SmtB family transcription factor, protein MSTAVDDALWSAIGDPTRRRMLDLLLTEGGGTATRLGQQLAVTRQGAAKHLVVLERAGLVRGTAAGREKQYRVDDAQLARAAAQLASVGEAWDARLQRIKRIAEAIQQKGQD, encoded by the coding sequence GTGAGCACCGCCGTCGACGACGCGCTGTGGTCCGCGATCGGCGACCCGACGCGGCGCCGGATGCTCGACCTGCTGCTCACCGAGGGCGGCGGCACCGCCACCCGGCTCGGTCAGCAGCTGGCGGTGACCCGTCAGGGCGCCGCCAAACACCTCGTCGTGCTGGAACGCGCCGGTCTGGTCCGGGGCACCGCGGCGGGACGCGAGAAGCAGTACCGGGTGGACGACGCCCAGCTCGCCCGCGCCGCCGCCCAGCTGGCGTCGGTCGGCGAGGCGTGGGACGCCCGCCTGCAGCGGATCAAGCGGATCGCCGAGGCGATCCAACAGAAGGGACAGGACTGA
- a CDS encoding M56 family metallopeptidase, with protein sequence MFDHFVWEVLVCPALVVLAIRYLADRLRPETAATFLVTSLAAAAAGCLITLVAFGFKAFAELPAAGAFLHLSDAYVRADTAREPWVSWLSLAMVVAALAGLARVAHTHRRDTRFSRRYLALPVVDGDVVLLDEDRAEAFAVPGPAGRIVVTTGMRDALDDRQYAALLAHERAHLRGRHHRLVLLAHLSAAVHPVFRLLTRQVDYLVERAADERAATELDDRRTVARAIGTAALVADHIDPRRNLRVAPSRQDLRRAGAVPRRVASLIAPRRARSLLPLAVPVAVAAFSLVWTVECVVDLGELLAAAHV encoded by the coding sequence ATGTTCGATCACTTCGTCTGGGAGGTGCTGGTCTGCCCGGCGCTGGTCGTCCTGGCGATCCGCTACCTGGCCGACCGGCTGCGCCCCGAAACCGCCGCGACCTTCCTGGTCACCTCGCTGGCCGCCGCGGCCGCCGGCTGCCTGATCACCCTGGTGGCCTTCGGGTTCAAGGCCTTCGCCGAGCTGCCCGCCGCCGGGGCGTTCCTGCACCTCTCCGACGCGTACGTGCGGGCCGACACCGCACGTGAACCCTGGGTCTCCTGGCTGTCCCTGGCGATGGTCGTCGCTGCGCTGGCCGGCCTGGCCAGGGTGGCGCACACCCATCGCCGCGACACCCGGTTCTCCCGGCGCTACCTCGCGCTGCCGGTCGTGGACGGTGACGTGGTCCTGCTCGACGAGGACCGCGCCGAGGCGTTCGCGGTCCCCGGCCCGGCCGGACGCATCGTCGTCACCACCGGCATGCGCGACGCCCTCGACGACCGGCAGTACGCGGCACTGCTCGCCCATGAGCGTGCCCACCTGCGCGGGCGCCATCATCGTCTGGTGCTGCTGGCCCACCTGTCGGCCGCCGTCCACCCGGTGTTCCGGCTGCTCACCCGGCAGGTCGACTACCTCGTCGAACGTGCCGCCGACGAGCGGGCCGCCACCGAACTCGACGACCGCCGCACGGTCGCCCGCGCCATCGGCACGGCTGCCCTCGTCGCCGACCACATCGACCCGCGCCGCAACCTGCGGGTAGCGCCGTCCCGCCAGGACCTACGCCGCGCCGGCGCCGTCCCGCGCCGGGTCGCCTCGCTGATCGCCCCGCGCCGGGCCCGCTCGCTGCTCCCGCTGGCGGTCCCGGTCGCAGTGGCCGCGTTCTCGTTGGTCTGGACCGTCGAATGCGTCGTCGACCTGGGCGAACTGCTCGCTGCCGCCCACGTCTGA
- a CDS encoding class I SAM-dependent methyltransferase, protein MMGTLWDAAPWDFAEVCEPFTRPLYEAALAAAEPLAGRRLLDVGCGAGGALALAAGYGAEVTGLDASEPMLAVARERLPAADLHVGDLQDLPFGDGVFAVVTAFNAVQYAADPAAAVAELARVTGPGGLVVIGVWAGPERCETEALFQRIRALVSAAGDPLALSAAGVVEQLLVTAGLTVTGFGEVPCPFTYPDLETGWRGQSSIGPLRRAIDVAGESAVREVFAEVLAGHRQPDGSYRQDNVFRYVSASR, encoded by the coding sequence ATGATGGGCACGCTGTGGGACGCCGCGCCGTGGGACTTCGCCGAGGTGTGCGAGCCGTTCACCCGGCCGCTGTACGAGGCCGCGCTCGCCGCGGCGGAACCACTCGCCGGCCGGCGGCTGCTGGACGTGGGATGCGGCGCCGGGGGAGCGCTGGCGCTGGCGGCCGGGTACGGCGCCGAGGTCACCGGCCTGGACGCGTCCGAGCCGATGCTCGCGGTGGCCCGCGAGCGCCTGCCGGCCGCCGACCTGCACGTCGGCGACCTGCAGGACCTGCCGTTCGGCGACGGCGTCTTCGCCGTGGTGACCGCGTTCAACGCGGTGCAGTACGCCGCCGACCCGGCCGCCGCGGTCGCCGAACTGGCCCGGGTGACCGGTCCGGGCGGCCTCGTCGTGATCGGCGTCTGGGCCGGGCCTGAACGCTGCGAGACCGAGGCCCTGTTCCAGCGCATCCGCGCGCTGGTTTCGGCCGCCGGCGACCCGCTGGCGCTGTCGGCTGCCGGCGTGGTGGAGCAGTTGCTGGTCACGGCCGGGCTGACCGTGACCGGCTTCGGCGAAGTGCCGTGCCCGTTCACCTACCCCGACCTGGAGACCGGGTGGCGCGGCCAGTCGTCGATCGGCCCGCTGCGCCGGGCGATCGATGTCGCCGGCGAGAGCGCCGTCCGGGAGGTCTTCGCCGAGGTCCTCGCAGGTCATCGACAGCCGGACGGCAGCTACCGCCAGGACAACGTGTTCCGTTACGTCAGTGCCAGTCGCTGA
- a CDS encoding SRPBCC family protein → MEFGTIEREIYIEAPPEIVFPVVSEPEHLKHWWPDDADYDPTPGSSGQIVFGDCNAGGKVVAFTVVDAEPPRRFSFRWTHPQGDVPAEGNSLLVTFELVPSGDGTLLRMTESGFREMGWEVAVLEEQYRDHVSGWTYFLGRLAPYVATLRVRP, encoded by the coding sequence ATGGAGTTCGGAACCATCGAGCGCGAGATCTACATCGAAGCGCCGCCGGAGATCGTCTTTCCGGTGGTGAGCGAGCCGGAGCACCTCAAGCACTGGTGGCCGGACGACGCCGACTACGACCCCACGCCCGGGTCGAGCGGGCAGATCGTGTTCGGCGACTGCAACGCCGGCGGCAAGGTCGTGGCCTTCACCGTCGTCGACGCCGAGCCGCCGCGGCGGTTCTCGTTCCGGTGGACGCATCCGCAGGGCGACGTTCCCGCCGAGGGCAACTCGCTGCTGGTCACGTTCGAGCTGGTGCCGTCGGGCGACGGGACGCTGCTGCGGATGACCGAGTCCGGGTTCCGCGAGATGGGCTGGGAGGTGGCCGTCCTCGAGGAGCAGTACCGGGATCACGTCTCCGGCTGGACCTACTTCCTGGGGCGGCTGGCGCCGTACGTGGCGACGCTGCGGGTGCGGCCGTGA
- a CDS encoding FecCD family ABC transporter permease produces the protein MTLEAVTRGRVRRSRRRQAVLTVLAVLVAVMVVVSLMVGQTFYPLGDVLRVILGETVPGASFTVGELRLPRTVLALATGLCFGMGGVTFQTMMRNPLASPDIIGISSAASAAAAFAIIVLNLGETGVSVFAIVAALGVAVIIYVLSFKDGVAGTRLVLIGIGIAAMLNSATSYILNQAGQWDLQAATRWLNGSLNGSTWDETVPVLIALVAFGPVLLSQARNLTMLQLGDDTAAALGTRLERTRLVSIVAAVGLIAFATSATGPIAFVAFLAGPIAARLIGPGGSLLVPSALVGALLVLVADFLGQFAFDTRFPVGVITGVLGAPYLIFLLVRTNRAGGSL, from the coding sequence ATGACCCTCGAGGCCGTCACCCGCGGCCGGGTCCGGCGCAGCCGCCGGCGGCAGGCGGTGCTCACCGTCCTGGCCGTGCTGGTGGCCGTGATGGTCGTCGTCTCGCTGATGGTCGGGCAGACGTTCTACCCGCTCGGCGACGTGCTGCGGGTGATCCTCGGCGAGACCGTCCCGGGCGCCTCGTTCACCGTCGGCGAGTTGCGCCTGCCCCGAACCGTCCTGGCCCTGGCCACCGGGCTGTGCTTCGGGATGGGCGGCGTCACCTTCCAGACCATGATGCGCAACCCCCTGGCCAGCCCCGACATCATCGGCATCAGCTCGGCAGCGAGCGCGGCCGCGGCGTTCGCCATCATCGTGCTCAACCTCGGCGAGACCGGGGTGTCGGTGTTCGCCATCGTCGCCGCGCTCGGCGTCGCGGTCATCATCTACGTCCTGTCGTTCAAGGACGGGGTGGCCGGCACCCGGCTCGTGCTGATCGGCATCGGCATCGCCGCGATGCTCAACAGCGCCACCTCCTACATCCTGAACCAGGCCGGGCAGTGGGACTTGCAGGCGGCGACGCGCTGGCTCAACGGGAGCCTGAACGGGTCCACCTGGGACGAGACCGTTCCGGTGCTGATCGCGCTGGTCGCGTTCGGGCCGGTGCTGCTGTCGCAGGCCCGGAACCTGACGATGCTGCAGCTCGGCGACGACACCGCGGCAGCGCTGGGCACGCGCTTGGAACGTACGCGGCTGGTGTCGATCGTTGCGGCTGTCGGTCTCATCGCGTTCGCCACCTCGGCCACCGGACCGATCGCGTTCGTGGCCTTCCTGGCCGGGCCGATCGCGGCCCGCCTGATCGGGCCCGGCGGCTCCCTGCTGGTGCCGTCCGCGCTGGTCGGTGCGCTGCTCGTGCTGGTCGCCGACTTCCTCGGCCAGTTCGCCTTCGACACCCGCTTCCCGGTGGGCGTGATCACCGGCGTGCTCGGCGCCCCGTACCTCATCTTTCTGCTCGTCCGCACCAACCGCGCGGGAGGCTCGCTGTGA
- a CDS encoding FecCD family ABC transporter permease, with protein MTLVETKSGPDVASLRRPARVRLGWLLAVLAVLILVMLASVAFGSRIVGWSDVTAAFGGTDETLNHAAVVKRIPRTVLAALVGAALALSGAVMQGVTRNPLADPGILGVNMGAMLAIAVGMVTIGLYTATAYIWVAIAGAAVSTLFVYAVGSLGRGGATPLKIALAGAATSAALASMVTAVVLPRGDIAENFQSWQVGGVGGATWESIGQVLPFLIAGLVICLLCARALNSLALGDELAAGLGERVALVRGVAALGAVVLCGAATAVAGPIAFVGLIVPHVCRLLVGLDHRWLLPFATLVGAALLTGADVVGRVVNRPDEIEAGIITALIGAPFFIYIVRRQKVREL; from the coding sequence ATGACGCTCGTCGAAACCAAATCCGGGCCGGACGTCGCTTCGCTGCGACGCCCGGCCCGGGTGCGCCTGGGCTGGCTGCTGGCCGTCCTGGCCGTGCTGATCCTGGTCATGCTCGCGTCGGTCGCCTTCGGCTCGCGGATCGTCGGCTGGTCCGACGTCACCGCCGCCTTCGGCGGCACCGACGAGACGCTCAATCACGCAGCGGTGGTCAAACGCATTCCGCGTACGGTGCTCGCGGCTCTCGTCGGCGCGGCGCTGGCCCTGTCCGGCGCCGTGATGCAGGGTGTCACCCGCAACCCGCTCGCCGACCCGGGCATCCTCGGCGTCAACATGGGCGCGATGCTGGCGATCGCGGTCGGCATGGTGACCATCGGGCTGTACACCGCCACCGCGTACATCTGGGTCGCCATCGCCGGCGCGGCCGTGTCGACCCTGTTCGTCTACGCGGTCGGCTCCCTCGGCCGAGGCGGCGCCACCCCGCTCAAGATCGCGCTGGCCGGTGCGGCCACCTCCGCCGCGCTGGCGTCGATGGTGACCGCGGTCGTGCTGCCGCGCGGCGACATTGCCGAGAACTTCCAGTCCTGGCAGGTCGGCGGGGTCGGCGGCGCCACCTGGGAGAGCATCGGCCAGGTGCTGCCGTTCCTGATCGCCGGCCTGGTCATCTGCCTGCTCTGCGCCCGCGCGCTGAACTCCCTCGCGCTCGGCGACGAACTGGCCGCCGGCCTCGGCGAACGCGTCGCCCTGGTCCGCGGCGTCGCCGCCCTCGGCGCGGTCGTGCTGTGCGGCGCGGCCACCGCGGTCGCCGGGCCGATCGCCTTCGTCGGCCTGATCGTCCCGCACGTGTGCCGCCTGCTCGTCGGGCTCGACCACCGCTGGCTGCTGCCGTTCGCCACACTCGTCGGCGCCGCGCTGCTGACCGGCGCGGACGTCGTCGGCCGGGTGGTGAACCGGCCCGACGAGATCGAGGCCGGCATCATCACCGCCCTGATCGGCGCCCCGTTCTTCATCTACATCGTCCGCCGGCAGAAGGTACGTGAGCTGTGA
- a CDS encoding BlaI/MecI/CopY family transcriptional regulator: protein MPPEEESSRRPAGALESEVLRVLVAAPEPLTPREVRGRLGSPLSYSTVVTILTRLHDKGRAARFRDGRSFRYAPLTDEASVAAERMNAALGAGTDRATVLRRFVAALQPGDEELLRQLLSDD from the coding sequence GTGCCGCCCGAAGAGGAATCCTCGCGTCGCCCGGCCGGGGCGCTCGAGTCCGAGGTGCTGCGGGTCCTGGTCGCCGCGCCCGAGCCGCTGACCCCGCGCGAGGTCCGTGGCCGGCTGGGCTCGCCGCTGTCGTACAGCACGGTCGTCACGATCCTGACCCGTCTGCACGACAAGGGAAGGGCGGCCCGCTTCCGTGACGGGCGCTCGTTCCGGTACGCGCCGTTGACCGACGAGGCTTCGGTGGCAGCCGAGCGGATGAACGCCGCACTCGGCGCCGGGACAGACCGGGCTACCGTGCTGCGCCGTTTCGTGGCCGCGCTCCAACCGGGCGACGAAGAGCTGCTGCGCCAGCTGCTGAGCGACGATTAG
- the efeO gene encoding iron uptake system protein EfeO produces the protein MRNSSRVLALATAVSIAACSSPDATNEAAGGPIPVKATDTTCEVAKTEVGAGTSVFAITNGGNKVTEFYVYAPGDRVMAEVENIAPGLSRNLHVELPAGSYETACKPGMIGKGIRGPLTVSGSAAPLTDDAALLAATASYSRYVKSQTTALEEKTAEFVAAVKAGDIPKAKQLFPISRTYWERIEPVAEIFGDLDPRIDGREEVTEEGLKFGGFHRIEKDLWVDGDVSKSGPIADQLMTDVKEVVQKANAEKLSPLQLANGAKALLDEVASGKITGEEDRYSHTDLWDFNANIDGSKAAIAALRPVLEERSPELVTKLDAEFANVDTTLGKHRAGDGWKLHTDLTQADLKELSDAINALAEPISQVAAVVAKKA, from the coding sequence GTGCGTAATTCCTCCCGCGTGCTCGCCCTCGCGACCGCCGTCTCGATCGCCGCGTGCAGTTCGCCGGACGCCACGAACGAGGCCGCCGGAGGCCCGATCCCGGTCAAGGCCACCGACACCACCTGCGAGGTCGCCAAGACCGAGGTCGGCGCGGGCACCAGCGTCTTCGCCATTACCAACGGCGGCAACAAGGTCACCGAGTTCTATGTGTACGCGCCGGGCGACCGCGTGATGGCCGAGGTGGAGAACATCGCCCCGGGCCTGTCCCGCAACCTGCACGTCGAGTTGCCGGCCGGCAGCTACGAGACCGCCTGCAAACCGGGCATGATCGGCAAGGGCATCCGGGGCCCGCTGACCGTCTCCGGTTCGGCCGCCCCGCTGACCGACGACGCCGCGCTGCTGGCCGCCACCGCCAGCTACTCGCGCTACGTGAAATCGCAGACCACCGCGCTGGAGGAGAAGACCGCCGAATTCGTGGCCGCGGTGAAGGCCGGTGACATCCCGAAGGCCAAGCAGCTCTTCCCGATCTCCCGGACCTACTGGGAGCGGATCGAACCGGTCGCGGAGATCTTCGGCGACCTGGACCCGCGGATCGACGGGCGCGAGGAGGTCACCGAGGAGGGCCTGAAGTTCGGCGGCTTCCACCGCATCGAGAAGGACCTCTGGGTCGACGGTGACGTGTCGAAGTCCGGTCCGATCGCCGACCAGCTGATGACCGACGTCAAGGAGGTCGTGCAGAAGGCGAACGCCGAGAAGCTCTCCCCGCTGCAGCTCGCCAACGGCGCGAAGGCCCTGCTCGACGAGGTCGCCAGCGGCAAGATCACCGGCGAGGAGGACCGCTACTCGCACACCGACCTGTGGGACTTCAACGCCAACATCGACGGCTCCAAGGCCGCCATCGCCGCGTTGCGCCCGGTCCTGGAGGAACGCTCCCCCGAGCTGGTCACCAAGCTGGACGCCGAGTTCGCCAACGTGGACACCACGCTCGGCAAGCACCGCGCCGGTGACGGCTGGAAGCTGCACACCGACCTCACCCAGGCCGACCTCAAGGAACTGTCGGACGCGATCAACGCGCTCGCCGAGCCGATCAGCCAGGTCGCGGCCGTCGTCGCGAAGAAGGCCTGA
- a CDS encoding SRPBCC family protein has product MADILHRVGMRTPAPEKVYEALTTVDGLAGWWTDDTKGNADVGGVLQFRFPPVGGFDMEVLEAKPGEKVSWRVVDGPEEWIGTTIDWQLRQDGDWTIVLFQHRGWAEPVEFMHHCSTKWASYLLSLKSLVETGDGAPAPRDVQISDWH; this is encoded by the coding sequence ATGGCGGACATTCTGCACCGCGTCGGGATGCGGACCCCGGCGCCGGAGAAGGTGTACGAGGCACTCACCACGGTCGACGGCCTGGCCGGCTGGTGGACCGACGACACGAAGGGCAACGCGGACGTCGGTGGCGTCCTGCAGTTCCGGTTCCCGCCGGTCGGCGGCTTCGACATGGAGGTTCTGGAGGCCAAACCCGGCGAGAAGGTCAGCTGGCGGGTGGTCGACGGCCCGGAGGAGTGGATCGGCACGACGATCGACTGGCAGCTGCGCCAGGACGGCGACTGGACGATCGTACTGTTCCAGCACCGGGGCTGGGCCGAGCCGGTCGAGTTCATGCATCACTGCAGCACGAAGTGGGCGTCCTACCTGCTGAGTCTCAAGTCGCTGGTGGAGACCGGCGACGGCGCGCCGGCCCCACGGGACGTACAGATCAGCGACTGGCACTGA
- a CDS encoding ABC transporter ATP-binding protein, producing the protein MTTNHSLTVEKLTVGYGERVVIESLDLLVPPGKITAIVGANACGKSTLLRSMSRLLAPRTGHVLLDGRQVHKMPAKELARTLGLLPQSPIAPEGITVADLVGRGRNPHQRLLSRWSKDDDRAVAAALDATHTADLAERSVDELSGGQRQRVWIAMALAQQTELLLLDEPTTFLDVSHQVEVLDLLTDLNADRGTTIVMVLHDLNMAARYADHLIALADGGLHAAGEPASVLTEDCVRAVFGLDSQVIPDPVSGRPLMLPIGRHHVRTPAAS; encoded by the coding sequence GTGACCACCAACCACTCGCTGACGGTGGAGAAACTGACCGTCGGCTACGGCGAGCGCGTCGTCATCGAGTCGCTCGACCTGCTCGTGCCGCCCGGCAAGATCACCGCGATCGTCGGCGCCAACGCCTGCGGCAAGTCGACGCTGCTGCGGTCGATGTCGCGGCTGCTCGCACCGCGTACCGGCCATGTTCTTCTGGACGGCCGCCAGGTGCACAAGATGCCGGCCAAGGAACTGGCCCGCACCCTGGGGCTGCTCCCCCAGTCCCCGATCGCGCCGGAAGGCATCACGGTGGCCGACCTGGTCGGCCGGGGCCGCAATCCGCATCAGCGGTTGCTGTCGCGGTGGAGCAAGGACGACGATCGTGCGGTGGCCGCCGCGCTGGACGCCACCCACACCGCTGACCTGGCCGAACGCTCGGTCGACGAGCTCTCCGGCGGGCAGCGGCAGCGGGTCTGGATCGCGATGGCGCTGGCACAGCAGACCGAGCTGCTGCTGCTTGACGAGCCGACCACGTTCCTGGACGTCAGCCACCAGGTCGAGGTGTTGGATCTGCTCACCGACCTGAACGCCGATCGTGGGACGACGATCGTGATGGTGCTGCACGACCTCAACATGGCGGCCCGCTACGCGGACCACCTGATCGCGCTGGCGGACGGTGGGCTGCACGCGGCCGGCGAGCCGGCCTCGGTGTTGACCGAAGATTGCGTACGCGCGGTGTTCGGCCTCGACAGCCAGGTGATCCCGGACCCGGTGTCGGGGCGCCCGCTGATGCTGCCGATCGGCCGTCACCACGTCCGAACGCCGGCGGCCTCGTAA
- the efeU gene encoding iron uptake transporter permease EfeU has protein sequence MLATYLIGLREGLEATLVVSILIAFLVKADRRDRLPQVWAGVAVAVALSVGFGALLSYTSTTLLREYEQRELFEAITSILAVVFVTWMIFWMRRAARSIAGDLRGKLADALALGSIAVAVMAFLAVVREGLETSLIFYSAVQGANLNGGPLWALLGGIATAILIGFLMYATAVRINLTVFFTVTGVLLILVAAGILKYGVHDLQEAGVLPGLTTLAYDISAVLDPSAWYTALLTGMFNVTPTASVLEVVAWVAYAVPVLFLFLRPTGRKQAPEPQPLEKPRA, from the coding sequence TTGCTCGCCACCTACCTCATCGGGCTACGCGAAGGCCTCGAGGCCACCCTGGTGGTCAGCATTCTCATCGCGTTCCTGGTGAAGGCCGACCGCCGGGACCGGCTCCCCCAGGTCTGGGCCGGCGTCGCTGTCGCCGTCGCGCTCTCCGTCGGCTTCGGCGCTCTGCTCAGCTACACCTCCACAACCCTGCTGCGCGAGTACGAGCAACGCGAACTCTTCGAGGCCATCACCTCGATCCTCGCCGTCGTCTTCGTCACCTGGATGATCTTCTGGATGCGCCGGGCCGCCCGGTCGATCGCCGGTGACCTGCGCGGCAAGCTCGCCGACGCCCTCGCGCTCGGCTCGATCGCGGTGGCGGTGATGGCGTTCCTCGCGGTCGTCCGCGAAGGACTCGAAACCTCGCTGATCTTCTACTCCGCGGTGCAGGGGGCGAACCTCAACGGCGGGCCGCTGTGGGCCCTGCTCGGCGGGATCGCGACCGCGATCCTGATCGGCTTCCTGATGTACGCGACCGCCGTACGCATCAATCTCACGGTCTTCTTCACCGTCACCGGAGTCCTGCTCATCCTGGTCGCCGCCGGCATCCTCAAGTACGGCGTGCACGACCTGCAGGAGGCCGGCGTCCTGCCCGGGCTCACCACCCTGGCGTACGACATCAGCGCCGTCCTCGACCCGTCCGCCTGGTACACCGCGCTGCTGACCGGCATGTTCAACGTCACCCCCACCGCCAGCGTCCTCGAGGTCGTCGCCTGGGTGGCGTACGCCGTACCCGTCCTCTTTCTCTTCCTGCGCCCCACCGGGCGCAAGCAGGCCCCCGAACCGCAGCCATTGGAGAAGCCCCGTGCGTAA
- the efeB gene encoding iron uptake transporter deferrochelatase/peroxidase subunit, whose protein sequence is MVSRRHVLALAGTATLAACDAPEPDPVSDAVAFTGEHQAGIVTPAQDRLHFVAFDVITKDRDRLVQLLKDWTAAAARMTQGRDAGEIGAVAGIPEAPPDDTGEAIGLPPSALTLTVGFGPGLLRRFGLAAKQPAALAPLPKFTGDTLDPALSDGDIGIQACANDPQVAVHAIRNLARIGMGVVSVRWSQLGFGRTASTSTGQATPRNLFGFKDGTRNLKAEQTDLLREHLWVQPGDGPDWMTGGSYLVTRKVRMLVETWDRSPLAEQEMIIGRAKGSGAPLGMEDEFDDVDFTSVGADGQPLLAEVAHVRLAHPDTNNGARMLRRGYNFVDGSDGLGRLNAGLFFIAYQRDPRTAFIPVQRSLAARDEMNEYVRHVSSALFACPPGVSGAGDYWGRALFS, encoded by the coding sequence ATGGTTTCGCGTCGTCATGTCCTCGCCCTGGCCGGCACCGCTACCCTGGCTGCCTGTGACGCGCCCGAGCCGGACCCGGTCAGCGACGCCGTCGCGTTCACCGGCGAACACCAGGCCGGCATCGTCACCCCAGCCCAGGACCGGCTGCACTTCGTCGCCTTCGACGTGATCACCAAGGACCGCGACCGCCTCGTCCAGCTCCTCAAAGACTGGACGGCGGCCGCCGCCCGGATGACCCAGGGCCGCGACGCCGGCGAGATCGGCGCGGTCGCCGGCATTCCCGAGGCGCCGCCCGACGACACCGGCGAGGCGATCGGCCTGCCGCCGTCCGCCCTCACCCTCACCGTCGGCTTCGGGCCCGGCCTGCTCCGCCGGTTCGGCCTCGCCGCCAAGCAGCCCGCGGCCCTCGCGCCGCTGCCCAAGTTCACCGGCGACACCCTCGACCCGGCCCTGTCCGACGGCGACATCGGCATCCAGGCCTGCGCCAACGACCCGCAGGTGGCGGTCCACGCGATCCGCAACCTGGCCCGCATCGGCATGGGCGTGGTCAGCGTACGGTGGTCCCAGCTCGGCTTCGGCCGCACCGCGTCTACCTCGACGGGCCAGGCCACCCCGCGCAACCTGTTCGGGTTCAAGGACGGCACCCGCAACCTCAAGGCCGAGCAGACCGATCTGCTGCGCGAGCACCTCTGGGTGCAGCCGGGTGACGGGCCGGACTGGATGACCGGCGGGTCGTACCTGGTCACCCGCAAGGTCCGCATGCTCGTCGAGACCTGGGACCGCTCGCCGCTGGCCGAACAGGAGATGATCATCGGCCGGGCCAAGGGCAGCGGCGCCCCGCTCGGCATGGAGGACGAGTTCGACGACGTCGACTTCACCTCGGTCGGCGCCGACGGTCAGCCGCTGCTGGCCGAGGTGGCCCACGTGCGGCTCGCCCACCCGGACACCAACAACGGGGCACGGATGCTGCGCCGCGGCTACAACTTCGTCGACGGGTCCGACGGGCTCGGCCGGCTCAATGCCGGACTGTTCTTCATCGCCTACCAGCGCGATCCGCGTACCGCGTTCATCCCGGTCCAGCGCAGCCTGGCCGCCCGCGACGAGATGAACGAGTACGTCCGGCACGTGTCCAGCGCGCTGTTCGCCTGCCCGCCGGGGGTATCCGGCGCCGGCGACTACTGGGGTCGCGCCCTGTTCAGCTGA
- a CDS encoding iron-siderophore ABC transporter substrate-binding protein, translating to MRAPRFLAGIVVLTTAFALTACGSSDSEDTPAASGSAAATFPVTVTHAFGTTTIEKKPERVATVNWANHEVPLALGIVPVGYAKANFGDEDGDGLLPWDAAKLKELGAPTPVLFDETDGIDFEAVANTKPDVILAAYSGLTQQDYDTLTKIAPVVAYPKAAWATSWRDSIKLESQALGLAAEGDALIAKIEQEMKTEAARYPKLAGKSVMFLTHLDPTDLSKISFYTTHDTRAQFFTDLGMKHPASIEKASATTEEFSLTQSAEQVQNLSDVDIIVTYGDAEGTTLATLQKDPLLSKIPAIARGSFVSLPGSTPVATAANPTPLAVSFVLKDYVDLLGKAADKI from the coding sequence ATGCGCGCACCCCGATTCCTCGCCGGAATCGTCGTCCTTACCACCGCCTTCGCGCTGACCGCCTGCGGCAGCTCGGACAGCGAGGACACCCCGGCTGCCTCCGGCAGCGCGGCGGCGACGTTCCCGGTCACGGTCACCCACGCGTTCGGCACCACCACGATCGAGAAGAAGCCCGAGCGGGTCGCCACCGTCAACTGGGCCAACCACGAGGTGCCGCTGGCGCTGGGCATCGTCCCGGTCGGCTACGCCAAGGCGAACTTCGGTGACGAGGACGGCGACGGCCTGCTGCCCTGGGACGCCGCGAAGCTCAAGGAGCTGGGCGCCCCGACGCCGGTGCTCTTCGACGAGACCGACGGCATCGACTTCGAGGCGGTGGCGAACACCAAGCCCGACGTCATCCTGGCCGCCTACTCGGGTCTGACCCAGCAGGACTACGACACCCTGACCAAGATCGCGCCGGTCGTCGCGTACCCGAAGGCCGCCTGGGCCACCTCGTGGCGTGACAGCATCAAGCTGGAGAGCCAGGCTCTCGGCCTGGCCGCCGAAGGCGATGCCCTGATCGCCAAGATCGAGCAGGAGATGAAGACCGAGGCGGCGCGCTACCCCAAGCTGGCCGGTAAGTCGGTGATGTTCCTGACCCACCTGGACCCGACCGACCTCAGCAAGATCAGCTTCTACACGACGCACGACACCCGCGCCCAGTTCTTCACCGACCTCGGCATGAAGCACCCGGCGAGCATCGAGAAGGCCTCCGCGACCACCGAGGAGTTTAGCCTCACCCAGAGCGCGGAGCAGGTCCAGAACCTCAGCGACGTGGACATCATCGTGACCTACGGTGACGCCGAGGGCACCACCCTCGCGACTCTGCAGAAGGACCCGCTGCTGTCCAAGATCCCGGCGATTGCCCGTGGCTCGTTCGTCTCGCTGCCCGGCAGCACCCCGGTGGCCACCGCCGCCAACCCGACGCCGCTCGCCGTCTCCTTCGTGCTGAAGGACTACGTCGACCTGCTCGGCAAGGCCGCCGACAAGATCTGA